The Arabidopsis thaliana chromosome 5, partial sequence genomic interval ATTTATCATCATTAAGGTCAGAACGGTCAACACTGTGATCACGATCACCCCGAGAAGCAACAGTTCTTTCTCGTCGGCGATCCTGATGATGAAAAATGTATCAGCACAGAAAAGAGAGTCCTGAAAACAATATAGTAGAACCAGGAAGAAACGTAACCGATACCATACCTTCTCCATAAACATTCGACGCACAAGAGGAGGGCCTGATCCCCGGTCATCATACCGTTGGGCTTGACTACGAAGTAACTGGGCTTCTGTATGAGGCGCCAACGAGTCTGGTAAAAACCTAGTGAACTCTTCAAGCAAATCCGAGTGGTCCTCAAAAAGAGTAGACACCTAAATAAACAGATATTAGAGGTATAAAATATCGAGAATTATCGACGTGAAAGTATACGAGAGATATAATCACTTCAATGTGACATTACCTCATTGTAAACCTCAGTGATGTCCTTATTATCCTTCCGATACATATTTAAGATTTCCAGAAACGACTTATAGACAAGTTCATTGTGCTGGAACCGTGTCTGCAGTGATGCAAAAGAAACTGATACAATGAGATACTAGGTGTAGAGGACACTTCAAAGATAAGGACATACATACGAGAAGAGAACTTCTTGAccttaattttattaacaaagCTTATggcttcttcaaattcaacagTTTTCTTTGAAGGAGCTTCTACATCATCAAGCGTTATTTCAAACCCCTTAGGCAAAAAGGTGTTAAACCCGAAAATCAAATTGTTATGCCCCTTAAACAGCTCCTTCACTCGTGAAATCACACCAGATGTATCAGTCCTGTAAATGCAAGATGAAGAATTGTTCCCAGAGGCTTCAAAAATTCAATCGATCTGATaggaaagaaattaaagatctTACTTTTGTGCCTTAAAGTCTTTCATAACCTCAAGGAACATATCATATTTGTCTCGCTGATCTTGAAACATCTCCTTTACTTCCTTTAAGTAGGTCAAAGCATCATCGGTAGTCAATTTCTGAGTGTTGATTCCCCCTTCACCAATGCTCCCTCCTCCAGTGATTGGAGATTGCTCATATCTGCACCAAACAAACTCTAATCACTTAGTAACTTTCATGCAAACAAGCTATAATGTCTCATCGCCagcaattttaaattttcgaAGTCTGACGAAAAGGGAAACTCACGATTCGCCACGAGAAGAGCCCAAAGGACGTTTAAATTGAGACCCGGTTGCGTAAATATCATCCCTAATTCGCTTCATTGCTGCTCTGagtaaaacaaacaagaaagatcatcgattagagaagagaaatgaagaaatttgAAGGTAAACCCAAAATCCCAATTTAGAAATTCCATTACTGAGCAtctaaaaaaggaaaattcagATGAAGTTGATAAAACCTACTTTCTCGTTCTCCAGATTTCCCAGAGATATAACTCCGGGAAGAGATTAATCAGATCTCTCGAGTAAGAGCGGAATCGATAAGAAACACTTCCGATCAAATTCCGGCGAAAACTTCAAATTTCCCGAATTGTGCCAAACCCCAAGAACAATTCCGATGAGAACAGAGTGGAATtcagaagaagattaaaaaacaaatgagagAGAAATGTTTTGAATTGGAGTTGCTACGACTGAGAagcaagagagagaaagtAATTTTCgaataatgaagaagaagaagaaacgaggACGGAATTTGCCTATGAGGTCTCTCCCGGCACCTTCTTTAGAATTGTTTCAGCGAGaccaaattattattatttccttttttctatttttgggccgttaaaatttataatggGCTTAATAAAAGGCCCTGATTATTAGGCCCATTAAATAAATTCGTAAggtaattagggttttgcttcATCATATTCGCCGAGGAAGATATATAAAGAGGAAACAGATAACATTACTCAGAGATATCGATCTAAGCTTGCTACATCTTCTTATATACTTCTGCagtttttagtgtttttgaaattcggattttttgtttggatcaGTTGATGAGCAAATACTGCAACAATATGATGGAGAAATCTTTATGATTCTTAGTATTTAAGTCTCTGATgatcttatttgtttttatatttcctctcttctccttttaGATCTTGCACATAGTCGTCCCTTTTTCTGAACAGAGATGTGATGAGTAACAAATTGGTCCGTGTTTCTGATTAACCGTGACTGAGAATTTATTAACCAAACTCTGATCTCAAtaagttttattatttgaatcttcaaatcttggttttgtattagaaaaacaatgagaacTCTTTGGTTTTTGGCTCTGTGATTGCTTCGCCTTATTGGCAATATACGCTATTCTGAAATCAGAGtatgaaagataaacaaactGTACTTTATGAGAGCCCAATCGAATAGTTATTTTGAAACTTCTGCTGTGATGATCTTTTGAATAAAATTCACATGTCAGACTTCAGAGATCTTTTGATCTATGAGAAAAAACATTCATAATTCTGAGCAGAAGTAACAACACAACCTGTTTCTCCAATACTAAAAATAACCAATTGTAACTTGTAGTAGAGCTaagaagatattaaaaaaaaggtcGAACAGAGAGCTAATTTGATATATCCGTCTCATTCAAATGCTAGCTTCTTGATCCTTAATCCTCATCCTCATCGTCAAGAGTAATTTCAAACCCATGTGGCAAGAATTTGTTAAATACGAGAATTAAATGGTTATGTCCCTTTAACAGGTCTTTGACTCGTGCAATCACGACAGAAGTATCGGTCCTGATAAAATGCAAGATGAAGAATGGGTTCAGAGGCTAAATATGATacttaaagaaacaaaacaaaaagatgttATACCTTTGTGCCTTGAAGTCGCTCATAATCTCGAGAAACAGATGGTATTTGTACTTTTGATCATGAAACACGTCCTTTATTTCCTTTAAGTAGGCCAAAGCATCATCGGTTGTCAAAGCATCTTTGGTGTTACCGTTTCCAGGTTTTGGAGATTGCCCTTGTCTGCGTCAAAAACAACCCCACGATCATCAACACAATACTTCAAGATTACGATACTAACCAAAGTCTTTTGCTAAAACGCAACTAgattaaaagatttgaaatagCATAAATGCGAAACCCTCTGTGTGCTCATCGCTAAGATTGAAAATGGAACTTACAATTCGTTTCGAGGGGAGCCCACTGGATGTTGATTTTGAGACCCAGAACCGTCGATTTCTTTATCTCCAATCCGCTTCATCCCTGATTGAAGAATTATGGGGGAAAAAGTTATTGCAagcagaagagaaacaaagaatcacGATGAAGTTTAGAGAGACTCACTTTCGGAGAAGATCTGAAACAAATCACTCAGATCTTTCAAGTGAGAGCAAAATCGAGCAGAATCACTTCGATCAGCGACGATTCTATGCAAATCAGAACAAGAGTGTTGCGATGACAAATAGAACAAATTGCGCCTATTAAAACCGTCCGTTTGCAACTTCTTTGGGCCTATATCCCATTATCAGCCGAAGTAAGGCCCATTAAAGTATTTATTAggattttatttctttcttttttgtaaccatttatttttatttttatttttatttttgtaaccaAATTTATGTGAAcgtaaagaaaatataagagGTCATACTTTATTGCAGTGAAACGTTCCCTCATGCATGGATtacaaagaaacatatttgATAATAAACCACCAAAAACTGAACATAGAGattagtttagagattttgatgGTATCATTGGTGTCATGACCATGATAGGAAATTTCAATAGTCTTATGCGGTGGAGCTAGTAGAGGCTTCTGCGTCACCATGAAGAAATATCTTATCTCCAAGTGACAAAAAGGTGTTAAAGCCGATAATCAAATGTTTGTGCTTCTTAAACAACTTCTTCAATCGTGCATACAATATAGAACGATCAATCCTGTAAATGCAAGAAATTATATAAGCAAATCTCATCAAAACCTTAAAGCTAAACCAAAAGTAAATTATAAAACCAGTCAAGATCTTACCGTTGTGCCTTAAAATCGAACAAAACCTTACGGAACATAGCATATTTGTCCCTTTCATCATGATCAATAAACGTATTTTTCACTTGCTGAAGGTATGCCCGAGCATCACTAATGGTCATCCCTAAAGAAGGATCTAGATATATAGATCTTTCTATATTCCCTCCATGCCTgcaccaaaaccaaaagaccAATATAGAGACAGAAATATAACATGTTCATACACATTCATAAAATAAAGGAACCACACAATTCGTCCACAAGCCAAAAGAAGAACTCAGAGATCAGTCGCATGTTTTTTCAGataaaatttttatctttCGAACAAGTAACAAGCAACAAGTAGGTCAAATTCTTCATCGTCATTATATATGCGTTTAAACAACCAACGATTATCAACACACTTCACGATTAGGAAACTAACCTTGGAGACCTTGGCACGACTATTTCATCAGGAGTCCGCTCCGTTTCTTCATGACTaatcaaaacatcaacaaTTAGAGAGATTCTACAgggaaaagtaaaaaacagtTAACgctttatataattaaaaaaaaagatatgaaacaaatcaatcaGATCTTTGAAGTGAGAGCATAATCGAGAATATGAAACGAATCAATCAGATCTTTGAAGTAAAGCATAATCGAGAATAAGAAACACTTCAATCACCGAAGATTATGCATACGTTATGAAATATCCAGGCATTTCCGATGAAGCGTTGCGACTTGTGATGAGAATAGTGCAAAAATCAGGAATGACGAACGAGATATAAATAAAGGCGCCAAATGGTGCCATCTCTTCGTAACTTATTTGGGCCTATAATAAATAATGGGCTTTTATAGGCCGTAGTTAGGCCTTATTTAAGTATTCATCTCgctattcttattttctttgttttaatatttgactttttggatatttttggttacattTGATCAGCAAATACAGCAACAATATGATGGAGAGAAATCTTTGTGATTTTTAGTATTTGTAACATCATACTGTAGAACCAATGTGATCATAGTGTAaggctatatatataaagaggCCTTTTTTCATCCCTGAAGTTCTGTAGAATAtgctctctcttttatttgacagctaaaaaataaacattaataaaaaggaataaaatcgttttcactttttttttgaattgttaTTGTATCAGTTGATGAGAAAATACTGCAACGATATGATGAAGAAATTCTTAATGATTTTTAGTATTTGTAACAATCAAACTATGATCTCAATATAGTTCTTTTTTCAATCTATGATTTTAACTTCTCGTTAGAATATtacaaatttcatatatacttcagttttttttttcattaagaataaaaaataataagtagATAATAATGCTTTTGCCGAAGGTcaaattaagtaaataaagaaattaagTGGACGTAAAGAAGATAGCAAAAGGTCAAACTTTATCATAGTGAAATTCCTACATGCATGGCAAAGCAAAGATACTCGATAAACCATCAAGAACTGAATAGAGAGACtaatttagagattttgatcGTATCATTTGAGTAGaaaaaatatgacaagatAATTTCAATAGTTTCTTGCAGTCGAGCTAAAAGAGTCTTCTACGTCATCATCAAGAGCTATCTTGTATCCAGTTGGCAAAAAGGTGTTAAATCCGATAATCAATTCGTTGTGCTCCTTGAACAACTCTTTCAATTGAGCAAACGCAGTATGACGACCAATCCTGTGAATGCAAGAAATTCTTTGAGCAAACTCATCAAAACCTTAAggctaaaccaaaaaaaaaaaaaaagcaatcaTCTTACCTTCGTGCCTTCAAATCTAACAAAATATTCTTGAAcatatcatatttttcaatttgatcATGAAACGTATCTTTCACTTCCATAAAGTATGCCCTACATTCAGCCATaatgtctcttcttcttccatgccTGCACCAAAACCCAAAGAACAATAGAGACAGACATTATAACATGTTCCTACACATTCACGTaataaagaaaactaacaaTTCGCCCACAAGCCAAAAGAGGAATTCAGAGAGTCGCAAGTTTTGAAAGTTTACAGTTATCTTTAGACAAGCAACAAGTAGCCCAAAAACAACCCACGATAGCACCAACACACTTAAAGATTAGGAAACTAACCTTCGAGACCTTGGAACGTTTATTGCATCAGGAGTCCGCTTGGAACGTTTATTGCATCAGGgataaacaaaagataaacaatTAGAGAGGTTACTTGGAAAgatatgaaacaaatcaatcaGATCTTTGAAGCGAGAGCAGaatctagaagaagaaacacttCCATCACCGACGATTATACATACATGTACCAGAAAATGTTCTAGGCAGATACGATTAAGCGTTGCGACTTGTGATGAGAAGAGACCCAAATCACAACGCATgacaaacaaattataaataaaggCGCCAAATGGTGCCGTACGTTTCTCTTCGTAACGTCGTTGGGCCTAAATTAATAATGGGCTTTTATAGGTCGAGGTTAGGCCTTATTGTAAGTATTCATCtgcatttcttctttgttttatatttactaaTATGGATATTTTGTTACAGTTTCAGTTGATGAGCAAATACTGCCACAATTGGTCCGTATATGAAACCGTGACTGAGAATTTTAGACCAAACTCTGTTCTCAATTGTTTATTTGTCAGTATTCGATATGGATTCTTgttagaaatataaatatatttttgcttCTGCtatttttgtgacattttaatgaaatatatatttaatgttATGTGACAGCTTTGAATGAGAgccattatatatatttttgtgacattttaCTATGTTCATTTGATAAGCTTCTTGCTTCTGCTATGAtgattttttgaataaattttacatgtCAGACTTTtagagatttttgtttatcattaaGAAtctttgataataaaaaatcagAGCAGAAGTAATATAATCTTGACTTCTTGAGTAATATAATATTTCCAAAACATTTgataaatcaaattcaaaccaAATCTTTGCCACCAGTCAGTCACATGGAATGAGTAGTGACCATCAATAGGCCCTCATGTAATTTGCACTTAGTCACATGGGTGTATatctataaatttaaaacaacaatatcaATGTGAGTTATTGAATCATGTATCAAATTAATTCAAAAGCAATAATATCAATGAAACACCTATATGTTAGTCACAATAGTCAGGTAACTTCATCATGCAAACAATAAAAAGGACATGACTAATATGTGACAAACCTATAAAATTGGTATCAAGTTGGAAAAGGCCAAACTTTAGGTCGGCAATA includes:
- a CDS encoding paired amphipathic helix Sin3-like protein, yielding MKRIGDKEIDGSGSQNQHPVGSPRNELQGQSPKPGNGNTKDALTTDDALAYLKEIKDVFHDQKYKYHLFLEIMSDFKAQRTDTSVVIARVKDLLKGHNHLILVFNKFLPHGFEITLDDEDED
- a CDS encoding paired amphipathic helix Sin3-like protein (Paired amphipathic helix (PAH2) superfamily protein; FUNCTIONS IN: molecular_function unknown; INVOLVED IN: regulation of transcription, DNA-dependent; LOCATED IN: cytosol, nucleus; EXPRESSED IN: cultured cell; CONTAINS InterPro DOMAIN/s: Paired amphipathic helix (InterPro:IPR003822); BEST Arabidopsis thaliana protein match is: SIN3-like 1 (TAIR:AT3G01320.1); Has 744 Blast hits to 575 proteins in 161 species: Archae - 0; Bacteria - 0; Metazoa - 216; Fungi - 160; Plants - 330; Viruses - 0; Other Eukaryotes - 38 (source: NCBI BLink).) gives rise to the protein MPGYFITISLIVDVLISHEETERTPDEIVVPRSPRHGGNIERSIYLDPSLGMTISDARAYLQQVKNTFIDHDERDKYAMFRKVLFDFKAQRIDRSILYARLKKLFKKHKHLIIGFNTFLSLGDKIFLHGDAEASTSSTA
- a CDS encoding Paired amphipathic helix (PAH2) superfamily protein, with product MAECRAYFMEVKDTFHDQIEKYDMFKNILLDLKARRIGRHTAFAQLKELFKEHNELIIGFNTFLPTGYKIALDDDVEDSFSSTARNY